The proteins below are encoded in one region of Pontibacter deserti:
- a CDS encoding proline iminopeptidase-family hydrolase — MKHLLPVLLLGLTLLFQACSAPADSTATESGNPSLSSYLDYSGREDQLSGGARKIKISTPKGEFNVWTKRVGNSPTMKVLLLHGGPGGTHEAFECFDSYLPKEGIEYYYYDQLGSHYSDQPNDTSLWNTARFVEEVEQVRKALKLDKNNFYLLGHSWGGILATEYALKYQNNLKGLIISNMMSSVPAYNKYAEEVLGPQMDPKVLAELKQIEANNDFSNPRYMELLMPNFYTKHALRMPLEQWPDPVMRMFNHMNQTIYVQMQGHSEFGITGNASLKNWDRSKDLPAIKVPTLTIGGQHDTMDPKHMEWMASQFPNGRYLYCANGSHMSFYDDQKTYFDGLVKFIKDVDSGNMKK; from the coding sequence ATGAAACATCTTCTACCTGTTTTGCTACTGGGCCTTACCTTGCTTTTCCAGGCTTGTTCGGCCCCGGCAGATTCTACTGCAACCGAAAGCGGTAACCCTTCCCTGTCAAGTTACCTGGATTACTCGGGCCGGGAAGACCAGTTGAGTGGCGGCGCCCGCAAAATAAAAATTTCCACGCCTAAAGGAGAATTCAATGTATGGACAAAGCGGGTTGGAAACAGCCCTACCATGAAGGTGCTGTTGCTGCACGGCGGCCCCGGCGGTACGCACGAAGCATTTGAGTGTTTCGACAGTTATCTGCCTAAGGAAGGCATTGAATATTATTACTACGATCAGCTTGGTTCTCACTACAGCGACCAACCCAACGATACCAGCCTCTGGAATACTGCCCGTTTTGTTGAAGAAGTGGAACAGGTGCGCAAAGCTCTTAAACTTGATAAGAACAACTTTTACCTGTTGGGGCATTCCTGGGGTGGCATATTGGCAACGGAATATGCTCTTAAATACCAGAACAATCTGAAAGGTCTGATCATTTCGAACATGATGTCGAGCGTGCCGGCTTATAATAAGTACGCCGAAGAGGTACTGGGTCCGCAAATGGATCCGAAAGTGCTGGCAGAATTGAAGCAGATAGAAGCTAACAACGATTTCTCGAACCCGCGCTACATGGAGCTGCTTATGCCTAACTTTTATACCAAGCACGCTTTGAGAATGCCCCTGGAGCAGTGGCCAGACCCGGTAATGCGCATGTTTAACCACATGAACCAAACTATTTATGTGCAGATGCAGGGCCACAGTGAATTTGGTATTACCGGCAACGCCTCCCTTAAAAACTGGGACCGATCTAAAGACCTTCCTGCTATAAAAGTACCTACCTTAACTATAGGTGGCCAGCACGACACCATGGACCCGAAACACATGGAATGGATGGCCAGCCAGTTCCCGAATGGCCGCTACTTATATTGTGCTAACGGCAGCCACATGTCGTTCTATGACGACCAGAAGACATACTTTGATGGATTGGTGAAGTTTATTAAAGACGTAGACAGTGGAAACATGAAGAAGTAA
- a CDS encoding ABC transporter ATP-binding protein: MSKSKKLNKVTVAQVFRTIIWPRKNYLAVGLVLIIISRLAGLVLPGASKYLIDDVIPSGDSTMLKWLLGGVVVAITIQSITSFALTQILSVEAQHLISQLRAKVQRHIIQLPIRFFDNTKTGELVSRIMTDVEGVRNLVGTGFAQMVGGVLTSLICLGLLIYISPLMTGFALIPVAIFGVISLKAFGKIRPIFRERGVINAEVTGRLTETLGGVRVIKGFNAEEQEIKVFENGVTRLFLNVKQSLTTTSMVTSAATLLLGLASAGIMGIGGYLIMKGELTFGDFLAFTLYLGFMIAPILQMSNIGSQFTEAFAGLDRTEEILNTPLESETGHRTLALDTIHGDIVFDRVSFAYESGKDVVKEISFKAPAGSVTALVGTSGSGKTTIAGLAASFLNPESGIITVDGHDLQSITLQSYRSQLGVVLQDDFLFEGTIRQNILFPRPNATEAQLQQAVHAAHVQEFTDRFPDGLDTLIGERGVKLSGGQRQRIAIARAILADPRILILDEATSNLDTESESLIQASLKNLMQGRTTFVIAHRLSTIRQADQILVIEQGRIAEQGRHEELLEQKGRYYQLYTYQARI, from the coding sequence ATGTCAAAATCAAAGAAGCTAAATAAAGTAACAGTAGCGCAGGTTTTCAGAACCATCATCTGGCCTCGTAAGAATTACCTGGCTGTTGGGTTGGTGTTAATTATTATAAGCCGTTTGGCTGGATTGGTGTTACCCGGGGCGAGTAAATATCTTATCGATGATGTGATTCCGAGTGGTGATAGTACGATGCTGAAGTGGCTGCTCGGAGGTGTGGTAGTAGCCATTACCATTCAGTCTATCACGTCGTTTGCGCTTACGCAAATACTTAGCGTGGAAGCGCAGCACCTGATCTCGCAGTTGCGGGCCAAGGTGCAGCGGCACATCATCCAGCTGCCCATCCGCTTCTTCGACAATACCAAAACAGGCGAGCTGGTGTCACGCATCATGACGGATGTGGAAGGCGTAAGAAATCTGGTAGGTACTGGCTTTGCCCAAATGGTAGGTGGCGTACTGACTTCGTTGATATGCCTGGGGCTGCTCATTTACATCAGCCCCTTGATGACGGGTTTTGCCCTGATCCCGGTGGCAATTTTCGGGGTGATCTCCCTGAAGGCTTTTGGCAAGATACGGCCTATTTTCAGGGAGCGCGGAGTGATAAATGCGGAGGTAACCGGTCGACTAACTGAAACACTTGGCGGCGTTCGCGTGATTAAAGGGTTTAATGCCGAAGAACAGGAGATAAAGGTGTTTGAGAATGGCGTTACGCGGTTATTCCTGAATGTGAAGCAAAGCCTTACCACCACCAGCATGGTAACGAGTGCGGCTACCTTGCTGTTGGGCCTGGCATCGGCGGGCATTATGGGTATTGGTGGGTACCTGATCATGAAGGGCGAGCTGACCTTCGGCGACTTTCTGGCCTTTACTCTATACTTAGGTTTTATGATTGCGCCTATACTTCAGATGAGCAACATCGGCAGCCAGTTTACAGAAGCCTTTGCCGGCCTCGACCGAACCGAAGAGATCCTGAACACACCCTTGGAAAGTGAAACCGGGCACAGGACATTAGCGCTAGATACGATACATGGTGACATCGTTTTTGACCGTGTATCCTTTGCTTACGAATCCGGAAAAGACGTGGTAAAGGAGATTAGTTTTAAAGCACCTGCCGGCTCCGTTACAGCACTTGTGGGTACATCCGGTTCCGGTAAAACAACTATAGCCGGCTTGGCTGCCTCCTTCCTGAACCCCGAAAGTGGTATCATTACCGTAGACGGCCACGACCTGCAAAGCATAACGTTGCAAAGCTACCGTAGCCAGTTGGGCGTAGTACTGCAGGACGACTTTTTATTTGAAGGTACCATACGGCAGAACATACTTTTTCCGCGCCCGAACGCTACCGAAGCACAATTGCAGCAAGCCGTACATGCAGCGCATGTGCAGGAGTTCACTGACCGTTTCCCGGACGGACTGGATACACTGATAGGGGAGCGGGGCGTGAAACTTTCGGGAGGACAGCGGCAGCGCATTGCCATTGCCCGTGCTATACTTGCTGACCCGCGCATCCTTATACTTGACGAAGCCACCTCTAACCTAGATACCGAAAGTGAAAGCCTGATACAGGCCAGCCTGAAGAACCTGATGCAGGGACGCACTACCTTTGTTATTGCTCACCGCCTCAGCACCATCCGCCAGGCCGACCAGATCCTGGTGATAGAGCAAGGTCGCATAGCAGAGCAAGGCCGCCACGAAGAATTGCTGGAACAAAAGGGAAGGTATTACCAACTTTATACTTACCAGGCAAGGATCTAA
- a CDS encoding cache domain-containing protein — protein sequence MKATSCLFLAVCAVYILHNAHGQHVNGNSLAGTFSERKAPVAVQSDVQVSTRQLAALVKDASMLVSKDGEKAFAELRTPGSRWRQGETYIFVLDTKGNMLVHADPGMENKNQLDLKDVNGKPIIRGLIKAATAIPEKPEGWYHYEWPVPGGLLPRWKSSFVQLVKAPGGKSYIVGSGMYNDRMEKEFVVDLVKSAQAEIEKHGKAAFKTFHDPAGPYLAKDAYIFVFTMEGVEVVNPAFPTVEGNNNFDMKDAQGKYLVREIIKTVQTSDSGWVDYMWPKPGESVPTQKSAYVRKATFEGETFGVGCGVYLADAPKAVEKTKKLTAPELMTLVRDAASELEKRGVKAFPDFRKKGSRWFSNDTYLFVWSLDGTRAFHGADASLEGKKIDGTTDVHGRPYGKLFIEAAKSTKGEGWVHYMFPEPGDIFPTWKSSFVKRVKLPDGKQYLVGSGIYNMQMDKAFIIDLVNHAASLVQEKGEASFDELRDKKGSFYFMDTYVFVEDSKGMILVHPAQPSLEGKNMYNEKDVKGKSFVREYTEAALKKGSAWTDYYWYKPGDNTPTQKYTYVRKVQHGSKTYIVGAGYYQPDNVKKTSQAQKTSSRSLEKK from the coding sequence ATGAAAGCAACTTCCTGTTTGTTTTTAGCAGTCTGTGCAGTTTATATTTTACATAATGCGCATGGGCAACATGTAAACGGCAATAGCCTGGCTGGTACCTTTTCAGAGCGTAAGGCTCCTGTTGCTGTTCAATCCGATGTACAGGTATCAACACGCCAGCTTGCCGCTTTAGTAAAGGATGCGTCCATGTTGGTCAGTAAAGATGGGGAAAAAGCCTTTGCTGAGCTTCGTACGCCCGGTAGCCGCTGGCGGCAGGGAGAAACTTATATTTTCGTGCTGGATACCAAAGGCAACATGCTGGTGCACGCTGATCCTGGAATGGAAAATAAGAACCAACTGGACCTGAAGGACGTCAACGGAAAACCTATTATCCGGGGCCTCATTAAAGCTGCCACGGCTATACCTGAAAAACCCGAGGGATGGTACCATTACGAGTGGCCGGTGCCCGGTGGCCTGCTGCCTCGCTGGAAGAGCAGCTTCGTACAACTGGTAAAGGCGCCTGGCGGCAAAAGCTACATAGTGGGCAGCGGCATGTACAACGACCGTATGGAGAAAGAATTTGTGGTAGATTTGGTGAAAAGTGCACAGGCCGAAATTGAAAAGCATGGCAAAGCAGCTTTTAAAACCTTTCACGATCCGGCAGGGCCTTATCTTGCAAAAGACGCCTACATTTTTGTCTTCACCATGGAGGGCGTCGAGGTCGTCAACCCGGCTTTTCCGACAGTGGAAGGGAACAACAACTTCGACATGAAGGACGCGCAGGGCAAGTACCTCGTGCGTGAGATTATCAAAACGGTGCAGACCAGTGACTCCGGATGGGTAGACTATATGTGGCCCAAGCCGGGCGAGAGCGTACCTACCCAGAAATCTGCATATGTGCGCAAAGCAACATTCGAAGGGGAGACCTTTGGTGTGGGATGTGGTGTATACCTGGCCGATGCGCCTAAAGCAGTAGAAAAAACTAAGAAACTGACAGCCCCCGAATTGATGACACTTGTGCGCGATGCTGCCTCCGAACTTGAAAAGCGCGGTGTGAAAGCCTTCCCTGATTTCCGGAAGAAGGGATCCCGGTGGTTTAGTAACGATACTTATCTCTTTGTATGGTCTTTGGATGGAACCCGTGCTTTTCATGGAGCAGATGCATCACTGGAAGGAAAAAAGATTGATGGTACTACGGATGTACATGGAAGACCTTATGGAAAATTGTTCATAGAAGCGGCTAAAAGCACGAAAGGGGAAGGCTGGGTGCATTATATGTTCCCGGAGCCTGGTGACATTTTCCCTACCTGGAAATCGAGCTTTGTAAAGCGGGTGAAACTCCCGGATGGCAAGCAATACCTGGTTGGCAGCGGTATCTATAATATGCAGATGGACAAAGCCTTTATTATAGACCTGGTAAACCATGCTGCCTCGCTGGTGCAGGAGAAGGGCGAAGCATCCTTTGATGAATTGCGTGATAAGAAGGGCTCATTTTACTTTATGGATACCTACGTTTTTGTAGAAGACAGCAAAGGTATGATACTGGTACACCCGGCCCAGCCTAGTTTGGAAGGTAAGAATATGTATAATGAGAAAGATGTGAAAGGCAAGTCCTTTGTGCGGGAATATACAGAAGCCGCACTAAAGAAAGGCAGCGCCTGGACAGACTACTACTGGTACAAACCCGGAGATAACACACCTACACAAAAGTATACTTATGTTCGCAAAGTGCAGCATGGCAGCAAGACCTATATTGTCGGGGCAGGATACTACCAGCCTGACAATGTAAAGAAAACAAGCCAGGCGCAAAAGACTTCGTCACGTTCCTTAGAGAAGAAATAA
- a CDS encoding cache domain-containing protein, with protein sequence MKKNGIVAVPATHKTEQYQYLETRELVQLVKEAADLIHTKGEAAFDDFRSAGSRWRQDESYIFALDLDGNMLLHHDPELEGKNQLELKDINGKPIIRGLLNAATAQPEKPEGWYHYQWPVPDGLLPRWKSSYVQLVKAPSGKSYVVGSGVYNDRMEREFVADLVNKAVAEIEHRGEAAFELLRDPKSPYIAKDAYVFVMDMEGVELFNPAFPTLVGRNLINMKDASGKLLNQEIIKVAQEQGAGWLDYMWPKPGESVPTQKTAYIRKARLGDKNVIVGCGAYMADAPKEAKYTSSMTAPELVELVREAAALLEKEGEKAFPEFKKQGTKWLHDDIYFFIWTMDGVRALHPEIHPEKPEVEGKDARDAKDAIGKPYGKLFLEAASTPEGEGWIHCMWPKPFDIFPTWKSCFVKRVTFPSGKEYLVGSGIYNMQVDKTIIEDVVDRAAALVQERGKAAFDLLRDKKGPFYFMDTYVFVESPEGVELVNPAQPSLEGRNLLNLKDLKGKTIVRDEIAAAITEGSAWLECYWYQPGTNAPALKETFVRMVQHNGETYIVGSGIYRAESHDGSPKRREIIKTSWKNIKEEKLTDKLSRQVIFGEKGTLARLFTRKGARIARHYHENEEYSMIVSGALKFNFDDREETVRAGEFIIIPSNVPHSIDALEDSEFVDFFAPAREDWLRGEDQYLRK encoded by the coding sequence ATGAAAAAGAACGGAATTGTCGCAGTTCCTGCGACGCACAAAACAGAACAGTACCAATACCTGGAAACACGCGAGCTTGTTCAGCTGGTGAAAGAGGCAGCGGACCTGATTCACACCAAAGGCGAAGCCGCATTCGACGATTTTAGGTCGGCGGGCAGCCGCTGGAGACAGGACGAGTCTTATATCTTCGCGCTGGACCTGGATGGTAACATGCTGCTGCATCACGATCCGGAACTGGAAGGTAAAAACCAGCTGGAACTGAAAGATATTAATGGAAAGCCGATCATACGCGGATTACTAAATGCTGCCACCGCACAACCTGAGAAACCTGAGGGCTGGTACCATTACCAATGGCCTGTTCCGGACGGCCTGCTGCCCCGCTGGAAGAGCAGCTATGTGCAGCTGGTAAAAGCCCCGTCAGGTAAGAGCTACGTGGTGGGCAGCGGTGTGTACAACGACCGCATGGAACGCGAGTTTGTGGCAGACCTGGTAAACAAGGCTGTTGCAGAAATTGAACATAGGGGCGAGGCTGCCTTTGAGCTGCTCCGTGATCCTAAAAGCCCTTATATTGCCAAAGACGCCTACGTGTTCGTGATGGACATGGAAGGTGTTGAACTGTTTAACCCTGCCTTTCCGACCCTGGTGGGCCGTAACCTGATCAATATGAAAGATGCCAGTGGAAAGTTGCTGAATCAGGAGATCATTAAGGTAGCGCAGGAACAGGGAGCAGGCTGGCTGGACTATATGTGGCCAAAGCCTGGCGAAAGCGTTCCTACTCAGAAGACTGCTTATATCAGAAAAGCTAGGCTGGGCGATAAAAATGTAATAGTAGGCTGCGGCGCGTACATGGCCGATGCACCAAAGGAAGCTAAGTATACTTCCAGCATGACTGCCCCTGAGCTGGTTGAACTTGTACGGGAGGCAGCAGCACTACTTGAAAAAGAAGGGGAAAAAGCCTTTCCGGAGTTTAAGAAACAAGGTACCAAGTGGCTCCACGATGATATCTATTTTTTTATCTGGACAATGGATGGTGTCAGGGCATTACATCCGGAGATACATCCGGAAAAACCGGAAGTCGAAGGAAAAGATGCGAGAGATGCGAAAGACGCTATCGGAAAGCCTTACGGAAAGCTGTTCCTGGAGGCTGCCAGCACACCGGAAGGAGAAGGCTGGATCCATTGTATGTGGCCGAAGCCTTTTGATATTTTCCCGACCTGGAAGTCCTGCTTCGTGAAACGGGTTACATTTCCTTCGGGCAAGGAGTACCTGGTAGGCAGTGGCATTTATAACATGCAGGTCGATAAAACGATAATTGAGGATGTTGTAGATCGTGCAGCCGCCCTGGTACAGGAGCGGGGTAAAGCCGCCTTCGATCTGCTCCGTGATAAGAAAGGCCCTTTCTATTTTATGGATACATATGTGTTTGTGGAGAGTCCGGAAGGGGTAGAACTGGTAAACCCTGCACAACCGAGCCTGGAAGGCAGAAACCTCCTGAACCTGAAAGACCTGAAAGGAAAAACAATTGTACGTGACGAAATTGCTGCTGCTATAACAGAGGGCAGCGCCTGGCTGGAGTGCTACTGGTACCAACCCGGCACAAATGCCCCTGCACTGAAAGAGACCTTTGTGCGTATGGTACAACACAACGGAGAGACATATATCGTGGGCTCAGGAATATACAGGGCAGAAAGTCATGACGGCTCACCTAAAAGGCGGGAGATCATCAAAACCTCCTGGAAAAACATAAAAGAGGAGAAGCTTACGGATAAGCTTTCGCGCCAGGTTATATTCGGTGAGAAAGGAACATTAGCCCGGTTATTTACCAGGAAAGGAGCCCGCATAGCACGCCATTACCACGAAAATGAGGAGTACTCCATGATCGTGTCAGGCGCACTAAAATTTAATTTCGATGATCGGGAAGAAACAGTGCGAGCAGGAGAGTTTATCATAATTCCTTCAAACGTGCCCCATTCTATTGACGCACTCGAGGATAGCGAATTTGTTGACTTCTTCGCACCGGCGCGCGAAGACTGGCTTCGGGGTGAGGACCAGTACCTGCGAAAGTAG
- a CDS encoding DUF6152 family protein, producing the protein MMLLAKILVILVFPLFLSLAVLHHGWANYDQTKTLDYTGLVKELTFENPHGMLTLQHEKKIWTVVLAPPSRMSARGLTKEMIQPGDSVRVIGYPHKEVKDEMRAERIYVGDKKIELR; encoded by the coding sequence ATGATGTTACTTGCTAAAATACTCGTAATCCTGGTCTTTCCGCTGTTTTTGTCCTTAGCTGTTTTACATCACGGTTGGGCAAATTACGATCAAACCAAAACACTTGATTATACCGGCTTGGTAAAAGAACTGACGTTTGAGAACCCACATGGCATGTTAACATTGCAGCACGAGAAAAAGATCTGGACAGTCGTACTGGCCCCGCCCAGCAGAATGAGTGCCCGTGGCCTTACAAAGGAGATGATACAGCCTGGTGATTCGGTACGTGTTATAGGGTATCCGCACAAAGAGGTAAAGGATGAGATGCGTGCAGAGCGGATATACGTGGGAGATAAAAAAATAGAGTTACGCTAA
- a CDS encoding DUF6644 family protein, producing MAVTLPELLQGLENSGPAITIRQSYWLYPFLEIVHIIGIVLLVGAAFLFDLRLLGFSRNLPVPDLAQHLLTWSRRGLYLIVPSGFLLFSTNAVSLASDPVFHIKMLMLVIGGINAGLFHRYIFPSATGWLHGNVPGTAKAAAVCSMVVWVVVITCGRLLAY from the coding sequence GTGGCCGTCACTCTGCCCGAGCTTCTGCAAGGACTGGAAAACTCGGGACCCGCCATCACAATCCGGCAGTCTTACTGGTTATACCCATTTCTGGAAATTGTGCATATAATCGGCATTGTGCTGCTGGTAGGGGCTGCTTTCCTGTTTGATCTGCGCCTGCTGGGGTTTTCCCGAAACCTGCCTGTTCCGGATCTGGCACAGCACTTACTGACCTGGTCCAGAAGGGGTTTATACTTAATCGTTCCTTCAGGTTTTTTGCTATTCAGTACCAATGCGGTGTCGCTGGCCAGCGATCCTGTTTTTCATATCAAGATGCTCATGCTGGTAATTGGAGGTATAAATGCAGGTTTGTTTCATCGGTATATTTTTCCTTCGGCAACAGGATGGCTGCATGGCAATGTACCCGGTACTGCCAAAGCTGCAGCTGTGTGCTCTATGGTAGTGTGGGTAGTGGTCATTACCTGCGGACGCTTGCTGGCTTATTAG
- a CDS encoding bestrophin-like domain, which produces MDFSQEIIYDQNSILIVAVLFVLILLASEVGYRLGHYYQSRTDTDVKTQTNTIQTGTLGLLALILGFTFNMAVQRFNNRSEAVVIEANTIGTAMLRTNLLPEPYDSLTYDQLQQYILLRLQVGNTKYAMVTELENLNKATKVLQTEIWMNAVKAARIDPRSVTTGYFISALNDMIDAYGKRNALLALHVPEVILFLLFIVFIMSGALMGYAAGLGKKRTTLPSIMMTFLICLVVFIIIDLDRPKRGIIKVNQDSMLHLRGDDYEKN; this is translated from the coding sequence ATGGACTTTTCACAGGAAATCATTTATGACCAGAACAGTATTCTGATAGTTGCTGTTTTGTTTGTTCTGATTCTGCTGGCTAGTGAGGTAGGCTATCGGTTGGGCCACTACTACCAGTCCAGAACCGATACGGACGTAAAAACGCAGACCAATACTATACAAACTGGTACACTGGGTTTACTGGCACTTATACTTGGTTTTACATTTAACATGGCTGTGCAGCGTTTTAACAATCGCAGCGAGGCCGTTGTTATAGAGGCAAACACCATTGGCACTGCCATGCTACGCACCAACCTTCTTCCAGAGCCTTATGATTCGCTTACCTACGACCAGTTGCAGCAATACATTTTGCTTCGGCTGCAGGTTGGCAACACCAAGTACGCTATGGTAACTGAACTGGAGAACCTGAATAAAGCTACTAAAGTTTTGCAGACAGAGATCTGGATGAATGCTGTAAAAGCCGCCCGCATAGACCCAAGATCTGTAACTACAGGTTATTTCATTAGTGCGCTTAATGACATGATAGATGCTTATGGTAAGCGTAATGCCCTACTCGCACTGCATGTGCCTGAAGTTATCCTGTTTTTGCTGTTTATTGTTTTTATCATGTCCGGGGCACTGATGGGTTATGCCGCCGGATTAGGAAAGAAGCGCACGACTCTCCCTTCTATTATGATGACTTTCCTGATCTGCCTTGTAGTCTTTATAATAATTGACTTGGACAGGCCTAAACGGGGTATTATTAAAGTAAACCAGGATAGTATGCTGCACCTGCGGGGAGATGATTACGAAAAAAATTAA
- a CDS encoding DinB family protein, translated as MNQDKQLREQLVKMMRGGQAFRTREELLEGITLQDAGRKVDGVPYTIWQLLDHLLFAQHDILDFCRNSNYHEPAWPDDYWPKETAPEDEAQLEQTLKALDADLEEMIELVQDQKNDLFKPIPHGTGQNLLREAMLVAEHNAYHLGQVVLLRRLIGGL; from the coding sequence ATGAATCAGGACAAACAACTGCGGGAACAACTGGTAAAAATGATGCGTGGAGGGCAGGCTTTCCGGACGCGGGAAGAACTGCTGGAAGGAATTACGCTACAGGATGCAGGCAGGAAAGTAGACGGTGTACCCTATACCATATGGCAGTTACTGGACCACCTGCTTTTTGCACAGCACGACATTCTTGACTTCTGCCGCAATTCTAACTACCATGAGCCTGCCTGGCCTGACGACTATTGGCCCAAAGAAACCGCACCAGAAGATGAAGCCCAGTTAGAGCAAACGCTTAAAGCCCTTGACGCTGACCTGGAAGAAATGATTGAGTTGGTGCAGGATCAAAAGAATGATCTTTTTAAACCTATACCACATGGTACCGGCCAAAACTTACTGCGCGAAGCCATGTTAGTTGCCGAGCACAACGCCTACCATCTCGGCCAGGTAGTGCTGCTCCGGAGATTAATAGGCGGACTATAG
- a CDS encoding pentapeptide repeat-containing protein, giving the protein MQPSIAKVQAPDPEMSKREVTKPVKPRNGSFWVAPIQWLEWAFGWIAYWISHLAFFVMLKYVGRLAVLLAIIIWFTEAPSRRRAIIRENWTILLEKGGGRMEALKFLHQEGVDLRGLNGEYGFFEGIDLKGANLYGADLSNAKLVKANLSNTNLLNSELNNAVLDSANLSGAKLSGSFIRHARLQGAKLDNADLSFINAKGVFFTGASLVKANLSEARLSQAYFQLADLSAAFLQFAKLDSADMNAAKLRGADLSLTDMRGVKLYDADLRGAKLTHAILEGADLTRAILKGADLQNAFLMEAYLEEANLDSADLRGANLRGVRFSKARLRGADLRNVRYLSDSSFKDADTTGIILK; this is encoded by the coding sequence ATGCAACCAAGTATAGCTAAAGTACAAGCACCTGATCCTGAAATGAGTAAGAGAGAAGTTACAAAGCCTGTTAAACCCCGGAACGGTTCTTTTTGGGTAGCTCCGATTCAATGGCTGGAGTGGGCATTTGGATGGATCGCTTACTGGATAAGCCACCTCGCTTTTTTTGTGATGCTGAAGTATGTCGGAAGACTGGCCGTACTTCTCGCTATCATTATCTGGTTTACTGAGGCGCCAAGCCGTAGGCGGGCTATTATACGCGAGAACTGGACCATACTGCTTGAAAAAGGGGGCGGACGCATGGAGGCTCTTAAATTTCTGCACCAGGAAGGTGTTGATCTTCGGGGATTGAACGGGGAATATGGCTTTTTCGAAGGAATTGATCTGAAAGGTGCTAACCTGTACGGAGCCGATCTGTCGAATGCTAAACTGGTGAAGGCAAACCTGAGCAATACCAACCTTTTAAACTCTGAGCTGAACAATGCGGTTTTAGATAGTGCAAATCTGAGTGGAGCCAAATTAAGTGGTTCGTTTATAAGACATGCCAGGCTGCAGGGTGCTAAACTCGACAACGCCGATCTATCATTTATAAATGCCAAAGGTGTATTTTTTACGGGGGCCAGCCTTGTTAAAGCTAACCTGAGTGAGGCCAGGTTAAGCCAGGCTTATTTCCAGTTAGCTGACCTGAGTGCTGCTTTCCTGCAATTCGCGAAGCTGGATAGCGCTGATATGAATGCGGCTAAGCTAAGAGGCGCCGATCTGTCGCTGACGGATATGCGCGGTGTTAAACTATACGATGCCGACTTAAGGGGTGCAAAATTAACGCATGCCATTTTAGAAGGCGCAGACCTTACCAGAGCTATACTGAAAGGTGCAGACTTACAGAACGCTTTTTTAATGGAAGCTTATTTAGAAGAAGCCAATTTAGATAGTGCCGATCTGAGAGGCGCCAACTTAAGAGGTGTAAGGTTCAGTAAAGCCAGGCTACGGGGCGCTGACCTTAGAAATGTCCGTTACTTGAGTGATTCCAGCTTTAAGGACGCAGATACAACAGGCATCATTTTGAAGTAA
- a CDS encoding DUF4403 family protein → MDKPVQLNIPITVSYSALESVLQQQLVGMYIPRPEDGITENPYAQVLEVGITGSRAGAYNVQLRVQLRILRTVLKRDKVDIYTSVALAYDNTTQQVYVQQFSMESATTSGFYNTALEVLVNKVAYNQIIEKARIDLKSIITPELEKVNNQLAEGLELKGLKLKGAVEAVTVQDIVPKPDGLSLRVLAQGNLEVVVQDLTSFLPLLAGKV, encoded by the coding sequence ATGGATAAACCTGTACAGTTAAATATTCCTATTACAGTTTCTTATTCTGCCCTGGAAAGTGTGCTGCAACAGCAGCTGGTGGGGATGTATATCCCCAGGCCTGAAGATGGCATAACAGAAAACCCATATGCGCAGGTACTGGAGGTAGGTATAACAGGAAGCAGGGCAGGGGCCTATAACGTGCAGCTACGGGTGCAGCTCAGAATTTTGCGTACCGTGCTGAAGCGCGATAAGGTCGATATTTATACTTCGGTGGCACTGGCCTATGATAATACCACACAGCAGGTATATGTGCAGCAGTTTTCGATGGAGTCTGCTACAACAAGTGGTTTTTACAACACAGCCCTTGAGGTGTTGGTAAATAAGGTAGCCTATAACCAGATCATTGAAAAGGCCCGGATTGACCTGAAATCCATTATTACACCGGAACTGGAAAAAGTGAACAACCAGCTAGCGGAGGGCCTGGAACTGAAAGGACTGAAACTGAAAGGTGCTGTTGAGGCGGTAACGGTGCAGGACATTGTTCCGAAGCCCGACGGGCTTTCTCTTCGGGTGCTGGCACAAGGTAACCTGGAGGTAGTGGTACAGGATCTTACCAGTTTCTTGCCACTGTTAGCAGGGAAAGTATAA